The proteins below come from a single Rhodococcus sp. WMMA185 genomic window:
- a CDS encoding GNAT family N-acetyltransferase gives MRPVDTNADQSPLVVELSAAEFRDRLQEALSVYVAAMGYPQGTEYHRAATWSEHLRRSGWRAVAAFVPAGDSSSEEAPARLVAIAYGYRGAPGQWWHQQVRSGLRHTGWSRDRIDILLGNYFELTELHVHPDVQGQQIGETLLLRLLEHRPEEGVLLSTPEVADEDNRAWRLYRRLGFKDVLRHFRFGGDNRPFAVLGRGLPL, from the coding sequence GTGAGACCGGTAGACACGAACGCTGACCAGTCCCCGCTGGTGGTCGAACTCTCGGCTGCCGAATTCCGCGACCGCCTGCAGGAGGCGCTGTCGGTCTACGTCGCCGCCATGGGCTATCCCCAAGGCACCGAATATCACCGGGCAGCGACATGGAGCGAACACCTTCGGCGCTCCGGATGGCGCGCCGTCGCCGCGTTCGTACCGGCCGGAGACAGTTCGAGCGAAGAAGCTCCCGCCCGCCTGGTGGCCATCGCCTACGGGTACCGTGGCGCTCCCGGGCAGTGGTGGCACCAGCAGGTCCGCTCGGGACTCCGGCACACCGGGTGGAGTCGCGACCGCATCGACATACTCCTCGGCAACTACTTCGAACTCACCGAACTGCACGTCCACCCGGACGTTCAGGGGCAGCAAATCGGCGAGACACTGCTCCTGCGCCTCCTCGAACACAGACCCGAGGAGGGTGTCCTTCTCTCCACTCCGGAGGTTGCGGACGAGGACAATCGTGCCTGGCGACTCTATCGGCGCCTCGGCTTCAAAGATGTCCTGCGGCACTTCCGATTCGGAGGCGACAACCGCCCCTTCGCAGTACTCGGACGAGGACTTCCGCTGTGA
- the mraZ gene encoding division/cell wall cluster transcriptional repressor MraZ, which produces MFLGTYTPKLDDKGRLTLPAKFRDALAGGLMVTKGQDHSLAVYPREEFTALARKAAAASRSDPEARAFVRGLAAGTDEQHADAQGRITLSADHRRYAGLSKDCVVVGSVDFLEIWDAQSWQTYVEENEESYSQATGVVLGEIV; this is translated from the coding sequence GTGTTTCTCGGTACTTACACGCCCAAGCTCGATGACAAGGGGCGGCTCACACTGCCCGCGAAGTTCCGGGATGCACTGGCGGGAGGGTTGATGGTCACGAAGGGTCAGGATCACAGCCTGGCGGTGTATCCCAGGGAAGAGTTCACCGCTCTCGCACGAAAGGCCGCGGCGGCGTCGAGAAGCGACCCGGAGGCGAGGGCTTTCGTTCGCGGACTGGCCGCGGGCACCGACGAACAGCATGCAGATGCCCAGGGGCGCATCACCCTCTCGGCAGATCACCGTCGCTACGCGGGCCTCTCGAAGGACTGCGTTGTGGTCGGTTCGGTCGATTTCCTCGAAATCTGGGATGCGCAGTCCTGGCAGACCTACGTCGAGGAGAACGAGGAGAGCTACTCGCAGGCAACGGGTGTCGTGCTCGGTGAGATCGTCTGA
- a CDS encoding glycosyltransferase family 2 protein has protein sequence MSPSSVGRDVSGSWIEKTVRVGSLISIAGLATTAANLRWAPRLPADTRPTTEPVTVCVPARDERDRLPGLLSDLRRQRGVEDLTVLVYDDASTDGTAAAADSVCAGDPRFTVVRGTEEPPDQWVGKPAACHRAVQHATESGRGHHGILVFLDADVRLGPHALNAACSTLRESGAALVCPWPLQEARSPTEILVQPLLAWTWAATLPIPAARRSQRPSTAVACGQFLVFDSEEYRRAGGHRAVAGSLTEDLDLARLLRRRGRRTEIALAGGSVSCRMYSGATALRRGYDRWLWTAFGSRVGTVAVLGTAAVAFIAPPLALAAGRGRMRRWGAVGYLSATASRLCARVLERGGPPTVADVASAFAHPLSVVGAGALTASSHHNHRRGVTRWKGRPLS, from the coding sequence GTGAGCCCATCTTCGGTCGGACGCGATGTGAGCGGGTCTTGGATCGAGAAGACCGTTCGAGTCGGCTCGTTGATCTCGATTGCCGGACTTGCAACTACAGCTGCCAACCTGCGCTGGGCCCCACGCCTACCTGCTGATACCCGCCCGACCACTGAACCCGTCACGGTATGCGTTCCGGCCCGGGACGAACGCGACAGGCTTCCGGGTCTTCTGTCCGACCTCCGCCGCCAACGCGGTGTCGAAGATCTGACGGTACTCGTCTACGACGATGCCTCCACGGATGGTACGGCCGCGGCGGCGGACTCGGTGTGCGCCGGGGATCCACGATTCACAGTGGTTCGGGGCACCGAGGAGCCCCCGGACCAGTGGGTGGGCAAGCCCGCCGCCTGTCACCGAGCAGTCCAACACGCCACCGAATCCGGCCGCGGACACCACGGAATTCTCGTATTCCTCGACGCGGACGTAAGACTGGGTCCGCACGCCCTGAACGCAGCCTGTTCCACGTTGCGCGAATCAGGCGCGGCGCTCGTCTGTCCGTGGCCGCTCCAGGAGGCACGGTCGCCCACCGAGATCCTCGTGCAACCACTGCTCGCATGGACGTGGGCGGCGACACTACCGATCCCGGCAGCACGTCGTTCGCAACGACCATCCACCGCGGTGGCTTGCGGACAGTTCCTGGTCTTCGATTCCGAGGAATATCGCCGGGCAGGAGGACACCGAGCCGTTGCCGGCAGCCTCACCGAAGACCTCGATCTCGCCCGCCTGCTCCGGCGCCGGGGGCGACGGACGGAGATCGCCCTTGCGGGCGGGTCCGTGTCCTGCCGCATGTACTCCGGCGCAACCGCGTTACGCCGCGGCTACGACCGCTGGCTATGGACGGCCTTCGGCTCGCGGGTCGGCACGGTCGCCGTGCTCGGTACAGCGGCCGTAGCCTTCATTGCGCCGCCACTGGCGCTCGCGGCCGGACGTGGCCGCATGCGCAGGTGGGGTGCGGTGGGGTACCTCTCGGCGACGGCGTCCAGGCTGTGCGCCCGGGTACTCGAACGGGGTGGCCCGCCCACGGTCGCCGACGTGGCAAGCGCGTTCGCGCACCCTCTGTCCGTTGTCGGCGCGGGGGCACTGACGGCGTCGTCACACCACAATCACCGCCGCGGAGTTACACGGTGGAAGGGTCGACCCCTCAGCTGA
- a CDS encoding LppM family (lipo)protein yields MQPPSVLTAAHPRPASTTRSRWRGFSLAALALLLVPVLAGCLRVQVSMGVSADDRVSGQIVAATVPEDDQDQGPQLTPPAALSDKIRVQEYRQDGYVGSQAFFSDLTFGDVQQLGSMSDQGNGSFQVSLRRAGDLVTLDGRADLGSVPAQGTDVQVTVAFPAKIITTNGTLQSDSTVSWTLPAGTTSTLRAEVRYQDPSTRSFAGWAGIMGGVTLGVAVVVAALAWMARNKEPVFDGRRSNKHRSNT; encoded by the coding sequence GTGCAACCGCCCTCAGTTCTCACCGCAGCCCACCCGCGGCCGGCATCCACTACCCGCTCGCGGTGGCGTGGCTTCTCCCTCGCGGCTCTAGCGCTCCTGCTTGTTCCCGTGCTCGCAGGCTGCCTGCGAGTTCAAGTGTCGATGGGTGTGTCTGCCGACGACAGGGTGTCAGGTCAGATCGTGGCCGCCACGGTGCCCGAGGACGATCAGGACCAGGGCCCACAACTGACACCACCTGCCGCGCTGTCGGACAAGATACGCGTCCAGGAGTACAGACAGGACGGGTACGTAGGCAGCCAAGCGTTCTTCAGCGACCTCACCTTCGGTGACGTACAGCAACTCGGCTCGATGTCCGACCAGGGGAACGGCAGCTTTCAAGTCTCGCTGAGGCGCGCGGGAGACCTCGTAACTCTCGACGGGAGAGCCGATCTCGGCTCCGTTCCCGCCCAGGGCACCGATGTGCAGGTCACTGTCGCATTTCCGGCCAAGATCATCACGACCAACGGAACCCTCCAAAGCGATTCCACCGTATCCTGGACGTTGCCCGCAGGAACCACCTCGACTCTCCGGGCCGAGGTGCGCTACCAGGATCCCAGCACGCGGAGTTTCGCAGGCTGGGCCGGCATCATGGGCGGTGTGACCTTGGGGGTGGCCGTGGTCGTAGCCGCGCTGGCCTGGATGGCCCGCAACAAGGAACCCGTATTCGACGGTCGCCGCAGCAACAAGCATCGCTCCAACACGTGA
- a CDS encoding FtsB family cell division protein, which yields MTIQVSSTTTRPARTEKRSGAAERAYKKRTQRASARGGSGDAAPGRNRTALAARIPFVAAIIGLLGVGLVVTLLLTTRSAEDSYQLSAARAQNQALAQQKAALERDVETANSAPKLAEEAAKLGMVPAKDPARLVVHEDGSVEVVGTPAPASGSPVPPLDVVAPQTNEGILVPTAPTRGAATREPRAVPSTGDSPEIQARGEQLVPVIPSTTTPATEPPSGDHG from the coding sequence ATGACGATTCAGGTGAGTTCCACCACAACACGGCCTGCGCGCACGGAAAAACGGTCGGGTGCCGCCGAGCGTGCCTACAAGAAACGAACTCAGCGCGCGTCCGCACGCGGTGGCTCCGGTGACGCTGCGCCGGGCCGGAACCGCACAGCGCTCGCCGCTCGCATCCCGTTCGTTGCGGCGATCATCGGTCTCCTCGGCGTCGGCCTGGTTGTCACTTTGCTCCTGACTACGCGCTCCGCCGAGGACTCGTACCAGTTGAGTGCGGCGCGTGCGCAGAATCAGGCTCTCGCGCAGCAGAAGGCGGCGCTCGAACGTGACGTAGAGACTGCCAACTCCGCGCCGAAACTGGCGGAGGAGGCAGCAAAGCTGGGCATGGTTCCGGCAAAGGATCCCGCACGACTTGTCGTCCATGAGGACGGCAGCGTCGAGGTCGTCGGAACCCCTGCTCCGGCTTCGGGTTCCCCGGTGCCGCCGCTCGACGTCGTCGCTCCGCAGACGAACGAAGGCATCCTGGTCCCGACGGCGCCGACTCGCGGCGCTGCGACACGGGAACCGCGCGCTGTACCGAGCACCGGCGACAGCCCCGAAATTCAAGCCCGGGGCGAACAACTCGTTCCGGTGATCCCATCGACCACCACTCCGGCGACTGAACCGCCGTCCGGTGATCACGGGTGA
- a CDS encoding SAV_6107 family HEPN domain-containing protein, whose protein sequence is MATNPVVKPPSGDSRKTGSRCVSASRRAAALLGRADALLSQSVGAGAPADRFHSAYLAALRGAGAALAAAEVASSGARRTRTRNAWVLMADAAPDLADWADYFAGHSATRAAIEAGTSRILTDREADEFFVEVGRFLHAVEDRIGHGTGLGLRAS, encoded by the coding sequence GTGGCGACGAACCCGGTTGTGAAACCGCCTTCCGGGGATTCCCGAAAAACGGGAAGCAGGTGCGTTTCGGCATCCAGGCGAGCGGCGGCGCTTCTCGGTCGCGCCGATGCCCTCCTGTCGCAGTCGGTTGGAGCAGGCGCGCCGGCAGACCGATTCCACAGTGCATACCTGGCAGCCTTGCGAGGGGCGGGTGCGGCACTGGCCGCCGCTGAGGTGGCGTCGTCCGGTGCTCGAAGGACACGAACGCGTAACGCGTGGGTTCTCATGGCTGACGCCGCTCCCGACTTGGCGGACTGGGCCGACTACTTCGCCGGCCACTCGGCCACCCGTGCCGCGATCGAAGCCGGGACGTCGAGGATCTTGACCGATCGGGAGGCTGACGAGTTCTTCGTCGAGGTCGGACGTTTTCTGCATGCGGTCGAAGATCGCATCGGGCACGGCACAGGCCTCGGCTTGCGGGCTTCGTAG
- a CDS encoding carotenoid biosynthesis protein, protein MTARLSALLAAAAVGAQILYPLVHGGTRDAVTISVVVLLATACITHAAATRGPRWTAGLILATAGLGLASEVLGTATGYPYGCYDYASGRIGPALASVPLVVPLAWTAGFYLVWCVASALARGRFRRPIRILLVAVGVVGWDLYLDPQMVADGQWTWCVTDSGLPGLEHIPLTNYAGWLLIAVLMAVVVDRLELQSDTPNRYGDSVPIALFLWTWLGSALAHSVFLDAPELRYSAIYGLIAMGILGVPLLVSLLRQRTYRRPLHAAHPRS, encoded by the coding sequence GTGACCGCGCGCCTCTCAGCCCTTCTGGCCGCAGCGGCTGTCGGGGCGCAGATTCTGTATCCGCTCGTACACGGCGGCACACGCGATGCCGTCACCATATCGGTGGTTGTACTGCTCGCCACCGCGTGCATCACACACGCGGCCGCCACGCGGGGACCGCGCTGGACCGCAGGCCTCATCCTCGCCACCGCCGGACTCGGTCTGGCCTCCGAGGTTCTCGGGACGGCCACCGGATATCCGTATGGCTGCTATGACTACGCCTCCGGCCGGATCGGCCCTGCTCTCGCGAGCGTCCCCCTCGTTGTGCCCCTTGCATGGACGGCCGGCTTCTACCTTGTGTGGTGCGTGGCGTCGGCGCTCGCGCGGGGTCGGTTCCGCCGGCCGATTCGCATCCTCCTCGTGGCGGTCGGTGTCGTCGGGTGGGATTTGTACCTCGACCCTCAGATGGTCGCGGACGGCCAGTGGACCTGGTGCGTCACCGATTCCGGTCTGCCCGGCCTAGAACACATTCCGCTGACCAACTACGCCGGATGGCTGTTGATCGCGGTGCTCATGGCCGTTGTCGTCGACCGACTCGAACTCCAGTCCGACACCCCGAACCGGTACGGTGACAGCGTCCCGATCGCGTTGTTTCTCTGGACGTGGCTGGGTTCTGCGCTGGCCCACTCCGTTTTTCTGGACGCCCCCGAACTGAGGTACTCGGCGATCTACGGATTGATCGCTATGGGAATCCTGGGAGTTCCCCTGCTCGTTTCGCTCCTGCGGCAACGAACATACCGGCGCCCGCTGCACGCCGCGCACCCTCGCTCCTGA
- a CDS encoding phytoene desaturase family protein has product MIDAVVVGSGHNALVSACYLARSGWSVEVIERDTVLGGAVSTVERFPGHKVDRGSSAHIMVRHTGIVEELDLGAHGLKYIDCDPWAFAPSPDHTGRPGIVFHRSLAATCRSIEESCGARDADAYRRFVEVWGPRSARVMRAFSKPPTAPALLSSFWGLDADGGGSDLSRQFLGSGDALLDEYFDNERLKAALAWFGAQSGPPMSEPGTAPMVGFAALMHTVPPGRAVGGSGALTAALASRLQSDAGTISLGDSVTALTRHHDSWTTRTSSGREIRSRVVVAGCHVLTTLDLLERGGHDIPTINRWRRRIRVGPGIGMAVRLATDALPDYSSAPNSSVTHGLALLVTDRAHLRLAHGAALAGELPPRPAVLGMSFSSLDPSIAPVGEHQVTLWSQWQPYRLSGDRRWSDLAQPEADRIIAEIDLLAPGFSTSVIDRHVQSPRDLEDEMGLRGGNVMHVEMSLDQMMMWRPLPELSGHRVPGADRLYLTGASTHPGGGVSGASGRSAAHVALHDARRGLRRLWPAQ; this is encoded by the coding sequence GTGATCGATGCAGTGGTAGTGGGTTCGGGGCACAACGCCTTGGTGTCGGCCTGTTATCTGGCGCGATCCGGATGGTCCGTCGAGGTGATCGAGCGTGACACAGTTCTCGGCGGAGCCGTATCGACGGTGGAGCGCTTTCCCGGGCACAAAGTCGACCGCGGTTCGTCGGCACACATCATGGTGCGCCACACGGGAATCGTCGAAGAACTCGACCTGGGGGCGCACGGGCTGAAATACATCGACTGCGATCCGTGGGCCTTCGCTCCGTCGCCGGATCACACAGGTCGGCCCGGAATCGTCTTCCACCGCAGCCTGGCCGCAACGTGCCGGTCGATCGAAGAATCCTGCGGGGCCCGCGATGCCGACGCATACCGCCGGTTCGTCGAGGTGTGGGGTCCACGCAGCGCCCGCGTCATGCGCGCGTTCTCGAAGCCTCCGACCGCGCCCGCGCTGCTCTCGTCGTTCTGGGGACTCGATGCGGACGGCGGCGGCAGCGACCTCTCCCGGCAGTTCCTCGGCTCCGGCGACGCCCTACTGGACGAGTACTTCGACAACGAACGGCTCAAAGCCGCGCTCGCCTGGTTCGGTGCCCAGTCCGGCCCGCCAATGTCCGAACCCGGGACAGCCCCGATGGTCGGCTTCGCCGCCCTCATGCATACCGTTCCTCCGGGTCGCGCGGTCGGCGGAAGCGGCGCCCTGACCGCAGCGCTCGCATCCCGGTTGCAATCGGACGCCGGCACAATCTCGCTCGGCGATTCAGTCACGGCTCTGACCCGCCACCACGACTCCTGGACCACCCGGACATCTTCGGGTCGCGAAATCCGATCTCGCGTGGTCGTGGCGGGCTGCCACGTCCTCACCACACTCGATCTCCTCGAACGTGGCGGACACGACATACCGACAATCAATCGCTGGCGTCGCCGGATTCGAGTCGGACCAGGAATCGGGATGGCTGTGCGACTGGCCACCGACGCTCTCCCGGACTACTCCAGCGCGCCCAATTCATCAGTCACTCACGGGCTTGCACTGCTTGTAACCGATCGCGCACATCTGCGACTCGCCCATGGCGCCGCCCTGGCCGGAGAACTTCCCCCACGTCCCGCCGTTCTGGGTATGAGCTTCAGCAGTCTGGACCCCTCCATAGCACCCGTCGGCGAGCATCAGGTGACCTTGTGGTCCCAGTGGCAGCCGTACCGGCTCAGCGGTGATCGCCGGTGGAGCGACCTGGCCCAGCCCGAAGCCGATCGGATCATCGCTGAGATCGACTTGCTCGCTCCAGGTTTCAGTACATCCGTGATCGACCGGCACGTGCAGTCGCCGAGAGACCTCGAAGACGAGATGGGGCTGCGCGGCGGCAACGTCATGCATGTCGAGATGTCGCTGGATCAGATGATGATGTGGCGTCCACTGCCCGAACTGTCTGGGCACCGCGTTCCCGGTGCCGACCGCCTGTATCTGACTGGGGCCTCGACACATCCTGGCGGCGGGGTATCCGGCGCGAGCGGACGAAGCGCTGCGCACGTCGCGCTCCACGATGCACGGCGCGGCCTTCGGCGCCTGTGGCCGGCGCAGTGA
- a CDS encoding peptidoglycan D,D-transpeptidase FtsI family protein → MSRNTPRTSRRPKGAGSAAFPFRQRIGRIVMFGALGVAALQLLWIQVVDSPRLSAEAANQRTTTEVDPALRGSILDRNAKPIAFTMEARALTFQPTRIRKELEEARAKSEAAPDVDSRLDAIAEEIHDQLGEAASEEDLLEKLYSDETFVYLVRNVDPAVAERISDKFPEVGLERQDVREYPGGSLAANIVGATGWDGHGLLGLEDSLDSVLAGTDGSQTYDRGSDGAVIPGSSRDKQPAVNGSSVELTIDSDLQYYVQQQVQSAKDLSGAKDASAVVLDARTGEVLAMSNDDTFNPAIGVGNNPRSAQLGNLPVSTPFEPGSVNKIVTAAAAIEYGLTTPDEVLQVPGSIAMAGVTVKDAWAHDVVPYTTTGVFGKSSNVGTLMLAQRVGEDRYADMLSRFGLGQRTDVGLPGESAGSVPSRDQWSGGTFANLPIGQGLSMTLLQMTGMYQAIANDGVRIPPRIVAATIDETGNRTETEKPEEVTVVNPETARTVRDMFRAVTQNDTGNQRGTGVQAAVDGYQISGKTGTAQQVDPVCRCYSNSKYWITFAGIAPSDDPRYVVGIMLNAPTRSTDGSGGQSAAPLFHNIASWMLQRDSVPMSPDPGHKLLLQVD, encoded by the coding sequence GTGAGCCGGAACACCCCGAGGACCAGCCGGCGCCCCAAGGGCGCCGGTTCGGCGGCCTTTCCGTTCAGACAGCGGATCGGACGCATTGTGATGTTCGGAGCGCTCGGTGTTGCTGCGCTGCAACTGTTGTGGATTCAGGTTGTCGACTCTCCGCGGCTGTCGGCAGAGGCAGCGAATCAGCGAACGACAACGGAGGTGGACCCAGCGTTGCGCGGTTCGATCCTCGACCGCAACGCCAAGCCCATCGCGTTCACCATGGAAGCGAGGGCGCTGACCTTCCAACCCACGCGCATTCGCAAGGAGCTCGAGGAAGCGAGAGCCAAGAGCGAGGCCGCCCCCGACGTGGATTCTCGGCTCGATGCCATAGCGGAGGAGATCCACGACCAACTCGGAGAGGCCGCGTCCGAGGAGGACTTGCTGGAGAAACTCTACAGTGACGAGACATTCGTCTATCTCGTGCGGAACGTCGATCCTGCCGTCGCCGAGCGGATCAGCGACAAATTTCCCGAGGTTGGCCTCGAACGGCAGGACGTCCGCGAATATCCGGGTGGATCTCTCGCAGCGAACATCGTCGGGGCTACCGGTTGGGACGGTCACGGGTTGCTAGGCCTCGAGGACTCGCTCGATTCCGTCCTCGCCGGCACCGATGGATCGCAGACCTACGATCGTGGGTCCGATGGCGCGGTGATCCCCGGTAGCTCGCGCGACAAACAACCGGCGGTGAACGGATCGAGCGTTGAACTCACCATCGACTCCGACCTGCAGTACTACGTGCAGCAGCAGGTCCAGTCGGCCAAGGACTTGTCCGGCGCAAAGGATGCATCAGCGGTCGTCCTCGACGCCCGCACCGGCGAGGTGCTCGCCATGTCGAATGACGACACGTTCAATCCTGCGATCGGCGTGGGTAATAATCCTCGGTCCGCGCAATTGGGCAACCTTCCGGTCAGCACGCCGTTCGAACCAGGTTCTGTCAACAAGATCGTCACCGCTGCCGCAGCTATCGAGTACGGGCTGACAACACCGGACGAGGTGCTCCAGGTCCCGGGCTCCATTGCAATGGCGGGCGTAACGGTGAAGGACGCTTGGGCACACGATGTAGTGCCGTACACGACCACGGGGGTGTTCGGTAAGTCGTCGAACGTGGGCACCCTCATGCTCGCTCAGCGAGTGGGTGAGGATCGGTACGCGGACATGTTGTCCAGGTTCGGCCTCGGCCAGCGCACCGACGTCGGGCTCCCCGGGGAGAGCGCCGGAAGCGTACCGAGTCGCGACCAATGGTCGGGAGGTACGTTCGCGAATCTTCCGATCGGCCAGGGTTTGTCAATGACGTTGTTGCAAATGACCGGCATGTACCAGGCAATCGCCAATGACGGAGTCCGCATCCCGCCTCGTATCGTTGCGGCGACGATCGACGAGACCGGAAACCGGACGGAGACCGAGAAACCCGAGGAGGTGACCGTCGTCAATCCCGAGACCGCAAGGACCGTGCGCGACATGTTCCGGGCCGTCACCCAGAACGACACAGGCAACCAACGGGGAACCGGGGTGCAAGCAGCTGTCGACGGATACCAGATCAGCGGCAAGACGGGAACGGCTCAGCAGGTCGATCCGGTGTGCAGGTGCTACTCGAACTCGAAGTACTGGATCACGTTCGCCGGGATCGCCCCCTCCGACGACCCGCGGTACGTTGTCGGAATAATGCTCAATGCGCCGACACGCAGTACAGACGGATCCGGCGGGCAGTCCGCCGCTCCCTTGTTCCACAACATCGCGTCCTGGATGCTCCAGCGAGACAGCGTGCCGATGTCTCCTGACCCCGGACACAAGCTGTTGCTGCAAGTCGATTGA
- the rsmH gene encoding 16S rRNA (cytosine(1402)-N(4))-methyltransferase RsmH yields the protein MVDQEGTDSSPADGFGHIPVLLDRALQLLDPALTVNDPQGGGAVMVDATLGLGGHSERFLKAYPQLKLIGLDRDPNALEIARSRLAPYADRITLVHTRYDGISDALGQAGLPAEESVQGILFDLGVSSMQLDESDRGFAYSIDAPLDMRMDPTTGITAAEVLNTYDHGDLARILSTYGEERFAGKIASEIVRQRAKEPFTTSAALVELLYRTIPAATRRSGGHPAKRTFQALRVEVNGELDSLRAAVPAALDALSVKGRVVFMSYQSLEDRVVKQEIAPRSKSKSPEGLPVELPGMGPEFRILTRGAERASEQEVEENPRSAPVRLRAAERIARRSAA from the coding sequence ATGGTGGATCAGGAGGGAACGGATTCCTCACCCGCCGATGGGTTCGGTCACATCCCGGTGTTGCTCGACCGCGCACTCCAACTTCTTGATCCGGCTCTCACCGTGAATGACCCCCAGGGCGGGGGAGCAGTAATGGTCGACGCGACACTCGGTCTCGGCGGACACTCCGAGCGATTTCTCAAGGCTTACCCTCAGCTGAAATTGATCGGGCTCGACCGTGATCCGAATGCGCTGGAGATCGCTCGTAGCAGGCTCGCGCCCTACGCCGACCGAATCACCCTTGTTCACACTCGGTACGACGGTATCTCCGATGCGCTCGGTCAGGCGGGTCTGCCTGCGGAGGAGTCGGTTCAGGGGATTCTGTTCGATCTAGGCGTGTCGTCCATGCAACTCGACGAGTCGGACCGGGGCTTCGCATACTCGATCGACGCGCCTCTCGACATGCGTATGGACCCGACCACCGGTATCACCGCGGCAGAGGTGCTCAACACCTACGACCACGGCGATCTCGCTCGGATCCTCAGTACCTACGGCGAGGAGCGATTCGCAGGCAAGATCGCCTCGGAGATCGTCCGCCAACGTGCGAAAGAGCCGTTCACTACCAGTGCCGCGCTGGTCGAGTTGCTGTACCGCACCATTCCGGCGGCGACCCGCCGTTCCGGGGGACACCCGGCCAAACGGACGTTCCAAGCACTACGGGTGGAGGTCAACGGTGAACTCGATTCGCTTCGCGCCGCGGTGCCGGCTGCTCTCGACGCGTTGTCCGTAAAAGGTCGCGTTGTGTTCATGTCATACCAATCCTTGGAAGACCGGGTCGTCAAGCAGGAAATCGCACCCAGGTCGAAGTCGAAGAGCCCGGAAGGGCTTCCTGTCGAATTGCCTGGAATGGGTCCGGAGTTCCGCATCCTCACACGAGGAGCGGAACGCGCATCCGAACAGGAAGTTGAAGAGAATCCACGATCCGCCCCGGTGCGGTTGCGCGCTGCAGAAAGAATTGCCAGGAGGTCGGCGGCATGA
- a CDS encoding DUF3040 domain-containing protein: MPLSEHEQRMLDQIESALYAEDPKFASTVRGGRIRAASSRRRMQAIALFAVGLVLLIAGVAVLPSWPGDFPFVSLIGFMIMFGAGVLLLWGGGKGKSGQESEDGSTSKGSATGQDRTGGSDRGKSRGGRKSGGFSSRMEDRFKKRFDQE, from the coding sequence GTGCCACTCTCCGAGCACGAGCAGCGAATGCTCGATCAGATCGAGAGCGCTCTCTATGCCGAGGATCCCAAGTTCGCCTCGACAGTGCGAGGCGGTCGCATACGTGCGGCATCGAGTCGTCGTCGAATGCAGGCGATCGCCCTGTTCGCTGTGGGGCTCGTCCTGCTCATCGCCGGCGTCGCCGTCCTGCCGAGCTGGCCGGGCGACTTTCCATTCGTCAGCCTGATCGGCTTCATGATCATGTTCGGTGCCGGCGTTCTACTCCTGTGGGGTGGAGGAAAGGGCAAGTCCGGTCAGGAGTCGGAGGATGGCTCGACCTCCAAGGGCTCGGCCACCGGACAGGATCGGACCGGCGGGTCCGATCGGGGCAAGTCCCGGGGCGGCCGCAAGAGTGGCGGGTTCTCGTCACGAATGGAAGATCGTTTCAAGAAGCGGTTCGACCAAGAGTAA